In Nitrosomonas ureae, the sequence TGCCATGACGATCACCGACAATAAAGTTTTGTACCGGAATGCCAAACGTGGGCGCAATTTCTGCGGCCTGTTGCGCCGATCTGACCTGCTCCAGGTCGATCAATTTAAGATTAATGGCTTCCGGGTGCAATGCCGTCCAAGCTAACGCCAATGGGGTTTTATCATGATGTTGCGCCAGAATAGGGCCCCATTCGGTTTCTGAGATTTGCAGAATTTCATCTGCGGCATTACGGATACGGATGGTTTCATGGTGAATCTGGAGCGGTTGCCATCCGGTAGAACCAAGATAGCGTGTTTGATCGTCAGCATCAGTTTTTATTCGTACCCAGTCGGAAAAATCGCCGTGACTATTGGTGAAGCTCCAAGCGATGTGCCGATTTGATCCGATCACAACTGAGGGCACCCCTGGTAAGCTGATGCCGGTAATGTCGTGAAACTGATCCGTAGATGTTGCATCAGGATAGATAAGGCGGGTTCTGAACCAAAGGTTAGGTACACGCAACGTCAAATGCATGTCATTAGCGACGATGGCAGGCCCGTTGGTTAGGCCGCCGGCAACAGCAAAGCTGTTGCTGCCTGGTGAGTGTTCGGTGGCTAGTGTATTATCATTGAATAGCTTTTTATTCAATGTTTGCAGGTTGATGTGTTCCTCTGACGGAAGTTCCGGCAATGCGATGGGCTCATCAATCAACGGCGCATCCCAATTGCCTGCCGGAGCGTTGAGAAATCGATAAACCGTCTCGGGTAGCGCCGCGTGTAGGCTGGATAGTGCCAGTTCACGATAAATATTGGATTCATTCAGAGTAAAAAACATTGCAGCAATCACTAAGATGCTGTCTTCATTGCGCCACTCCACAGGTTGAGTTTGTGTCAGTAGGTATGGAAAAGGACGTACTGTCAACGCTGTAATGCCCTGATTTATGCCATCCCGGTAGGCATCGAGCAAATGTAGTTGAGTCTCGGGCAATTGTTGTAAAACTGCGGCAGCGCGGGCACGCATCCGAAATGCACGAGCTTTGCGATCATGCGCGAGCGATGCGGTACCAAATAATTCGGATAATTCACCTGCAGCCTGCCGGCGCATCAAATCCATTTCAAAGAAGCGCTCCTGTGCATGTACATAGCCCATCGCCAGCGTCAGATCCAATCGATTTTCGCCTTTGAAGGTTACGCTGCCGAGTGTATCCCGGTCGATGAGTACAGGTGCGGATAATCCAAAAAGCGGTGCTTCGCCATCATACTGCGGCAAACTTGCGCGCAGCAGCGAGCCGCTGATAAGAATCAATAACCCTGCGATAAGCAGCCCTGTTGTAAAAATGTATAGAGCAAGGCGTAAAGTAAACTGCATCGAATCATCACAAAAATAAACGGGTGAATCATATCTCAATCCACTTCAGATCTGCCATAAAGTTGGCTGAGAAACTATCTGCCGCATTGGTAATAGGAACGATATATGACGACTATTCATGTTTTAGCAATAAAGGGGATGATTCCTTCCTTATTCCCAATATTGGATTCAGATAATACCAATGATAATTCATTCATAGAAATTTGGAGCTTGCCATGTCTGAAGAAAGTGATTTAGAACGTACGGAAGAGGCCACGCCCAGGCGCCTGGAGAAGGCGCGGGAAGAAGGCCAGGTGGTGCGTTCTCAAGAACTTACTTCATTTACTTTGTTGATGGCTGCAGCTGTCGGGATATTGATGCTGGGTTCGGCTTTGATGGAGAAGCTGGTGAAAATCATGCAATCCGGCATGCAATTGGATCGGGAGTTGGCGTTTCGGTCTGAGTTGATGATCAATCGCTTTTATGAATTTGCGATTGAA encodes:
- a CDS encoding penicillin acylase family protein, with the protein product MQFTLRLALYIFTTGLLIAGLLILISGSLLRASLPQYDGEAPLFGLSAPVLIDRDTLGSVTFKGENRLDLTLAMGYVHAQERFFEMDLMRRQAAGELSELFGTASLAHDRKARAFRMRARAAAVLQQLPETQLHLLDAYRDGINQGITALTVRPFPYLLTQTQPVEWRNEDSILVIAAMFFTLNESNIYRELALSSLHAALPETVYRFLNAPAGNWDAPLIDEPIALPELPSEEHINLQTLNKKLFNDNTLATEHSPGSNSFAVAGGLTNGPAIVANDMHLTLRVPNLWFRTRLIYPDATSTDQFHDITGISLPGVPSVVIGSNRHIAWSFTNSHGDFSDWVRIKTDADDQTRYLGSTGWQPLQIHHETIRIRNAADEILQISETEWGPILAQHHDKTPLALAWTALHPEAINLKLIDLEQVRSAQQAAEIAPTFGIPVQNFIVGDRHGNISWTLAGRIPIRSGAYDPHIPADWTTAATGWSGWLEPGRYPLINNPPTQRLWSANSRPVSGNLLDLLGNGGYDLGARATQIRDSLFARDRFSVADLQAIQLDQRALLLTRWYQLLSTVLESADSKLPWVAAMKSALNDWDGQASTNSTAYRVVRTYRHEVTKIVLNGLTAQVRQYDAAFILPRLSQAEVIVWQLIEQQPLHLLPALYKNWEELLYLCAQQSAEQMQQDGGITETNWGEVNTAHIRHPLSQKLPLWVARWLDMPGDPLPGDHNMPRVQSTNFGASQRSVVAPSQEEHGYFDMPGGQSGHPLSPYYGRGHANWVNGNLTHFLPGVAEKQLKLIAAQSK